The Lycium barbarum isolate Lr01 chromosome 12, ASM1917538v2, whole genome shotgun sequence genome includes a region encoding these proteins:
- the LOC132621297 gene encoding uncharacterized protein LOC132621297, translating to MVSDIYYPSKKSDDFCEDVCGEQSTPGIIGMSRLRCMLRGLDLKAVVFLVVFVPTCIVGIYFHGQKITYFLRPIWQSPPKPFTEVIHYYHENVSMENLCKQHGWGIREYPRRVYDAVLFSNEVDMLTIRWKELYPYITQFVLLESNSTFTGLPKPFTFAINKDQFKFVEPRLTYGTIGGRFRKGENPFVEEAYQRVALDQLLRIAGIEDDDLLIMSDVDEIPSRHTINLLRWCDDIPPILHLHLRNYLYSFEFEIKHRSWRASVHRYQSGKTRYVHYRQTDYLLADSGWHCSFCFRHISDFIFKMKAYSHTDRVRFLHYLNPRRIQDIICQGADLYDMLPEEYTFKDIIGSMGPLPHSYSAVHLPAHLLENPDKYKYLLPGNCKRESG from the exons ATGGTGTCTGATATTTATTATCCTTCAAAGAAGAGTGACGATTTTTGTGAAGACGTTTGTGGCGAG CAATCTACCCCTGGAATAATAGGCATGTCGAGACTACGATGTATGCTTCGAGGATTAGATTTAAAGGCTGTTGTCTTTTTGGTTGTTTTTGTGCCAACATGCATAGTTGGCATATACTTTCATGGACAAAAGATTACATATTTCCTCCGTCCCATATGGCAATCTCCTCCGAAGCCCTTTACTGAAGTTATTCACTATTATCATGAGAATGTATCGATGGAGAATCTTTGCAAGCAACATGGATGGGGAATTCGTGAATATCCTAGACGTGTCTATGATGCAGTTTTGTTTAGTAATGAAGTGGACATGCTTACTATCAGATGGAAAGAATTGTATCCTTATATTACGCAATTTGTTCTTCTAGAGTCGAACTCCACGTTCACTGGCTTGCCCAAGCCTTTTACTTTTGCTATCAACAAGGACCAATTTAAGTTTGTTGAACCTCGGTTGACTTATGGAACCATTGGAGGAAGATTCAGAAAAGGTGAAAATCCGTTTGTTGAAGAGGCATATCAGAGAGTAGCACTCGACCAGCTTTTGAGAATAGCTGGGATAGAGGACGATGATTTACTGATAATGTCAGATGTTGATGAAATTCCTAGCAGGCATACCATCAATCTTTTGAGATGGTGTGATGATATTCCTCCGATTCTTCACCTTCATTTGAGGAATTACTTGTACTCTTTTGAATTTGAGATTAAGCACAGAAGTTGGAGAGCTTCAGTCCACAGGTATCAGAGTGGGAAGACTAGATACGTACACTACCGTCAGACTGATTACCTTTTGGCGGATTCAGGTTGGCATTGTAGTTTTTGTTTCCGCCACATCTCGGACTTCATATTCAAGATGAAAGCTTACAGCCACACTGATAGAGTGAGGTTTTTGCATTATTTGAACCCTAGAAGAATACAAGATATCATTTGTCAAGGGGCTGATTTATATGACATGCTTCCTGAGGAGTACACGTTCAAAGATATCATCGGTAGCATGGGACCCCTCCCTCATTCTTACTCGGCTGTTCATCTTCCTGCTCATCTGCTGGAAAATCCTGACAAGTATAAGTATCTCTTGCCTGGCAACTGCAAAAGAGAAAGTGGCTAA